From Bufo gargarizans isolate SCDJY-AF-19 chromosome 10, ASM1485885v1, whole genome shotgun sequence, the proteins below share one genomic window:
- the LOC122921041 gene encoding leucine-rich repeat-containing protein 36-like, protein MSLFADERPVRETERKNAKFNFQLKDYKTKEMPEVDISSTGSSYTQKTSAKTHLDFDMSNAEFGKVNGRENERTDYMKISPSKYKTNEHQSYVPPQSDFEDEYRPLPSPTRSSLRSPGPSSRVKEGHRVSFAELTISELYPKKEELARRSEINDNLACAGKHTLDTPTSGLSFKNTYLTSTPVRKEDAGSERARVDSNVFSGIGQSTESRDHLKSVEESSRDRLLRLSSDLYVTTHLTDPPASSNSLSALRKGFTDVSKTYALPSKLALANTHLSTGKSMSRPEFNRDYKNSWNLDRPSATKFDSLTVPPNGLKRASSLNSLLSPTVSSSDDLPSGNELKTRVSSGSSEAPSVNYVLHQLMDLVDRYWNGSGSLLQNHRFLVPAQDLLSRLMSARQTVDSTVSHRRDEDGETTDSIKLKLVKVMEENHFLRTKVYKLENQAARNEGSAAWSLPQEDLRQKYEQLSLQVESLQQQLEKTNKLQETVHLLHNSQRSLVSTNEYLLEQLQKISPNTISRPSRGTSPDRTGMQRYLYSEPGEPSTPTSHSTGHYRTPERLSLCPL, encoded by the exons ATGTCATTGTTTGCAGACGAACGGCCGGTGCGGGAGACTGAAAGGAAAAACGCAAAGTTCAATTTCCAGCTAAAAGACTATAAAACTAAGGAGATGCCGGAGGTGGATATCAGCAG CACAGGGAGCTCTTACACCCagaagacatcagccaaaactcacCTGGATTTTGACATGAGCAACGCAG AATTCGGCAAGGTAAATGGACGTGAGAATGAACGTACAGACTACATGAAGATCTCCCCATCTAAATATAAG ACTAATGAGCACCAGTCATACGTGCCGCCGCAGAGCGACTTTGAAGACG aatACCGCCCCTTACCTTCACCCACGCGTTCATCCCTGCGTTCTCCTGGTCCCTCGTCACGAGTCAAGGAAGGGCACCGTGTTTCCTTTGCAGAATTGACCATTTCAGAGCTGTACCCAAAGAAAGAGGAATTGGCCCGACGATCAGAAATTAACGACAATCTTGCCTGCGCAGGAAAACATACATTAGATACACCTACATCGGGGCTCAGCTTCAAAAATACCTACCTCACGTCCACCCCAGTAAGGAAGGAGGATGCCGGCAGTGAACGGGCGAGGGTTGACAGCAACGTCTTTAGTGGCATTGGACAGAGCACAGAATCCAGAGATCATCTTAAGTCTGTGGAGGAGTCAAGCAGAGATAGACTACTGAGACTGAGCTCAG ATCTTTATGTGACCACACATCTGACTGACCCCCCTGCGTCTTCAAATTCACTCTCTGCCTTAAGAAAAGGTTTTACCGATGTGTCCAAGACCTACGCGCTGCCGTCTAAACTCGCATTGGCAAATACCCATCTGTCCACAGGAAAAAGTATGAGCCGCCCCGAATTTAACAGAGACTACAAGAACTCCTGGAACCTGGATAGACCATCTGCCACAAAGTTTGACAGCCTGACCGTGCCACCGAATGGACTGAAAAGAGCCAGCAGCCTGAACTCTCTGCTATCTCCTACAGTCAGCAGT AGTGACGATCTGCCGAGCGGAAATGAGCTGAAAACAAGGGTCAGCTCCGGGAGCAGCGAGGCCCCTAGTGTCAATTACGTCCTGCACCAGCTGATGGACTTGGTAGACCGCTACTGGAATGGTTCAGGATCCCTTCTGCAGAACCACAGGTTCCTGG TACCTGCTCAAGATCTGCTCTCACGGCTGATGTCAGCGAGACAGACGGTGGATTCTACAGTCAGCCACAGACGAGATGAAGACGGCGAGACCACA GATTCCATAAAACTAAAGTTGGTAAAAGTCATGGAGGAAAATCATTTCCTACGGACCAAAGTGTATAAACTGGAGAACCAGGCCGCTCGTAACGAAGGGTCGGCAGCCTGGTCTTTACCCCAAG AGGATCTGCGGCAGAAGTACGAGCAGCTGAGCCTTCAGGTGGAATCATTACAGCAGCAGCTGGAGAAAACCAATAAACTGCAGGAGACGGTTCACCTGTTACACAACAGCCAGAG GTCATTAGTCTCCACTAATGAATACCTCCTGGAGCAACTTCAGAAAATCTCTCCCAACACAATCTCCAGGCCTTCGCGAGGAACTTCCCCTGACAGGACTGGAATGCAACGATACCTCTATTCTGAGCCTGGCGAGCCCAGCACCCCGACATCTCACAGCACTGGGCACTACAGGACTCCGGAGAGGCTCAGCCTGTGCCCATTATAA